One window from the genome of Pantoea cypripedii encodes:
- a CDS encoding MFS transporter, with the protein MSQPPVTARSSAFSPFAYGLFALIWTASVLGNTGSFIRDVASAWLVTGLSDNPAAVALMQTAATLPVFLLALPAGVLSDIVDRRRLLIAVQILMASVSGTLLVLSHNNWLTTEWLIGLTFVGGIGAALFGPAWQAIVPELVPRHELKNAVALNSLGINIARAIGPATGGLLLASFGAMVAYGADVASYFFVVAALLYWKRPAKAKTELNEHFFGAFRAGLRYVRASRDLHRVLLRAMFYFAFASAIWALLPLVARNMLHGTAGFYGLLLGAVGAGAIAGALLLPRFRLRMGNDGLLLLSALLSAVVMLALALSPPQWLALLLMVILGVGWIIALTTLNGVAQAVLPDWVRGRGLAVYLMVFNGTLAGGSLVWGLIAQYIGLANTLLLAGVTLLGSALLLKRLVLPAGEADLQPAQRWAEPVVSDDVDVRRGPVMIQVRYQVPQSDRADFKQAMRKLAAARRRDGAYAWGLMEQSDDPTALLEWFLVESWQEHLRQHQRVSHADVELQQAVLQYHQGDEPPQVSHHISI; encoded by the coding sequence ATGAGCCAACCGCCTGTAACAGCACGCAGCAGTGCCTTTTCCCCTTTCGCCTACGGGTTATTTGCCCTGATCTGGACCGCTTCAGTATTAGGCAACACCGGCAGCTTTATCCGCGATGTCGCCAGCGCCTGGCTGGTCACCGGATTGTCTGATAACCCGGCCGCCGTGGCATTGATGCAAACGGCCGCCACCCTGCCGGTGTTTCTGCTGGCGCTGCCTGCGGGCGTACTGTCCGATATCGTTGACCGCCGCCGGTTGCTGATTGCTGTGCAGATCTTGATGGCCAGCGTCAGCGGCACCCTGCTGGTACTGTCGCATAACAACTGGCTGACCACCGAATGGCTGATCGGCCTGACCTTTGTCGGCGGCATCGGTGCCGCGCTGTTTGGCCCCGCCTGGCAGGCGATTGTGCCGGAGCTGGTGCCGCGTCATGAACTGAAAAACGCTGTCGCGCTGAATTCACTCGGCATCAATATCGCGCGGGCTATTGGCCCCGCCACCGGTGGCCTGTTGCTGGCCAGTTTCGGTGCGATGGTGGCCTACGGCGCGGATGTCGCCAGTTACTTCTTTGTGGTTGCCGCACTGCTGTACTGGAAACGTCCGGCCAAAGCCAAAACTGAGCTGAACGAACACTTCTTTGGTGCCTTCCGCGCCGGGCTGCGCTATGTCCGCGCCAGCCGCGATTTGCACCGCGTGTTGCTACGAGCCATGTTTTACTTCGCCTTCGCCAGTGCCATCTGGGCACTGCTGCCGCTGGTCGCTCGCAATATGCTGCACGGCACCGCCGGATTTTACGGCCTGCTGCTGGGTGCGGTGGGTGCCGGTGCCATTGCCGGTGCGCTATTGTTGCCCCGTTTTCGTCTGCGTATGGGCAACGATGGCCTGCTGCTGCTCTCGGCGCTGCTTAGCGCAGTGGTGATGCTGGCGCTGGCGTTGAGTCCGCCGCAGTGGCTGGCGTTGCTGCTGATGGTGATACTGGGCGTTGGCTGGATTATCGCCCTGACCACCCTGAACGGTGTGGCGCAGGCGGTGCTGCCGGATTGGGTACGTGGACGTGGCCTGGCGGTGTATCTGATGGTGTTTAACGGCACGCTGGCCGGGGGAAGCCTGGTCTGGGGTTTGATTGCCCAATATATCGGGCTGGCGAATACCCTGCTGCTGGCAGGCGTGACCTTGCTGGGAAGCGCCCTGCTGCTGAAACGCCTGGTGTTGCCTGCCGGGGAAGCCGATCTGCAACCGGCACAGCGCTGGGCGGAACCGGTGGTAAGCGATGACGTGGATGTGCGTCGTGGTCCGGTGATGATTCAGGTGCGCTATCAGGTGCCGCAGTCCGATCGTGCTGACTTCAAACAGGCGATGCGCAAACTGGCCGCCGCGCGCCGCCGTGACGGAGCCTATGCCTGGGGATTGATGGAGCAGAGCGACGATCCCACCGCCCTGCTGGAATGGTTCCTGGTGGAATCGTGGCAGGAACACCTGCGTCAGCATCAGCGCGTATCTCACGCCGATGTGGAGCTGCAACAGGCGGTGCTGCAATATCATCAGGGTGACGAACCGCCGCAGGTCAGCCACCACATTTCGATTTAA